A portion of the Ricinus communis isolate WT05 ecotype wild-type chromosome 10, ASM1957865v1, whole genome shotgun sequence genome contains these proteins:
- the LOC8270489 gene encoding ferredoxin-dependent glutamate synthase, chloroplastic translates to MALQTTASSSASSSQLLLNSASSSSIAKAPCSVLAYTNKFNSNNHFFVDFVGLYCQSKRRSRRIGVSSSSCDSNSSIQRNSFSRFVNSTVRSQSLPLPDLKPKVANLDDIISERGACGVGFIANLENKASHEVVKDALTALGCMEHRGGCGADNDSGDGSGLMTSIPWDLFNNWADKQGIASFDKLHTGVGMVFLPKDDNLMKEAKQVVENVFKQEGLEVLGWRPVPVNKSIVGFYAKETMPNIQQVFVRIVKDESVDDIEREFYICRKLIERAATSERWGNELYICSLSNQTIVYKGMLRSEVLGLFYSDLQSDLYKSPFAIYHRRYSTNTSPRWPLAQPMRLLGHNGEINTIQGNLNWMQSRESSLKSPVWRGRENEIRPFGNPKASDSANLDSAAELLIRSGRNPEEALMILVPEAYKNHPTLTIKYPEVVDFYDYYKGQMETWDGPALLLFSDGKTVGACLDRNGLRPARYWRTVDNFVYVASEVGVLPMDESKVTMKGRLGPGMMIAVDLLGGQVYENTEVKKRVALSNPYGKWVSENLRSLKPANFLSTTDLDNEAILRRQQSFGYSSEDVQMVIESMAAQGKEPTFCMGDDIPLAILSQRPHMLYDYFKQRFAQVTNPAIDPLREGLVMSLEVNIGKRGNILEVGPENAMQVNLSSPVLNEGELESLLKDPHLKPQVLPTFFDIRKGVEGTLEKTLLRLCEKADEAVRNGSQLLVLSDRSDDLEPTRPAIPILLAVGAVHQHLIQNGLRMSTSIIADTAQCFSTHHFACLIGYGASAVCPYLALETCRQWRLSNKTVNLMRNGKMPTVTIEQAQKNFCKAVKAGLLKILSKMGISLLSSYCGAQIFEIYGLGKEVVDLAFCGSKSTIGGATLDELARETLSFWVKAFSEDTAKRLENFGFIQFRPGGEYHGNNPEMSKLLHKAVRQKNESAFSIYQQHLANRPVNVLRDLVEFKSDRAPISVGKVEPASSIVERFCTGGMSLGAISRETHEAIAIAMNRLGGKSNSGEGGEDPIRWSPLSDVTDGYSPTLPHLKGLQNGDTATSAIKQVASGRFGVTPTFLVNADQLEIKIAQGAKPGEGGQLPGKKVSAYIARLRNSKPGVPLISPPPHHDIYSIEDLAQLIYDLHQVNPKAKVSVKLVAEAGIGTVASGVAKGNADIIQISGHDGGTGASPISSIKHAGGPWELGLTESHQTLIENGLRERVILRVDGGFKSGVDVMMAAAMGADEYGFGSVAMIATGCVMARICHTNNCPVGVASQREELRARFPGVPGDLVNYFLYVAEEVRGMLAQLGYQKLDDIIGRTDLLRARDISLMKTQHLDLSYILSNVGLPKWSSTEIRNQDVHSNGPVLDDVILADPQILDAIENEKIVNKTIKIYNVDRAVCGRIAGVVAKKYGYTGFAGQLNITFTGSAGQSFACFLTPGMNIRLVGEANDYVGKGMAGGEVVVMPVENPGFCPEDATIVGNTCLYGATGGQVFVRGKAGERFAVRNSLAEAVVEGTGDHCCEYMTGGCVVVLGKVGRNVAAGMTGGLAYILDEDDTLMPKVNKEIVRAQRVTAPVGQMQLKSLIQAHVEKTGSGKGAAILKEWDNYLPRFWQLVPPSEEDTPEACADYQATVAGEVLQSA, encoded by the exons ATGGCTCTGCAAACGACGGCGTCTTCGTCGGCGTCGTCCTCTCAGCTTCTTCTAAACTCAGCTAGTAGTAGTTCCATTGCAAAGGCACCGTGTTCGGTTCTTGcttatactaataaatttaacagTAACAATCACTTCTTTGTTGATTTCGTTGGATTATACTGTCAATCCAAACGAAGAAGTAGGAGAATTGGAGTCTCATCCTCGTCTTGTGATTCTAATTCATCGATTCAGCGGAACAGTTTCTCTCGATTTGTTAACTCCACTGTTCGTTCTCAGTCGCTTCCTCTACCTGATCTCAAACCAAAG GTTGCTAACTTGGATGACATAATATCAGAAAGAGGTGCTTGTGGAGTTGGATTTATTGCTAATTTGGAAAACAAAGCATCACACGAGGTTGTGAAGGATGCCCTTACAGCTCTTGGCTGCATGGAACATCGTGGTGGTTGTGGAGCAGACAATGATTCTGGTGATGGATCAGGACTGATGACTTCAATTCCATGGGATCTATTTAATAATTGGGCTGACAAGCAAGGGATTGCTTCCTTTGATAAGTTGCATACCGGTGTTGGGATGGTTTTCCTTCCGAAGGATGATAATCTTATGAAAGAAGCTAAGCAAG TTGTTGAAAATGTTTTTAAACAAGAGGGCCTTGAGGTGCTTGGATGGAGGCCTGTTCCTGTAAATAAATCGATAGTAGGTTTTTATGCAAAAGAGACAATGCCCAACATACAGCAGGTCTTTGTTAGAATTGTGAAGGACGAAAGTGTTGATGACATTGAACGGGAATTCTACATATGTCGGAAGCTGATTGAAAGGGCAGCAACTTCGGAAAGATGGGGCAATGAGCTTTAcatatgttctttgtctaatCAAACAATTGTTTATAAGGGAATGCTTCGCTCAGAAGTTCttggtttattttattctGACCTTCAGAGTGATCTTTATAAATCACCTTTTGCCATTTATCATCGAAGATATAGTACAAATACTAGTCCAAGGTGGCCTCTCGCTCAGCCAATGCGGCTTCTTGGTCATAATGGAGAAATCAATACCATACAG GGTAACTTGAACTGGATGCAATCTCGAGAAAGCTCATTAAAATCTCCTGTCTGGCGTGGCCGTGAAAATGAAATTCGTCCTTTTGGTAACCCAAAAGCATCAGATTCTGCAAATCTTGATAGTGCAGCAGAA TTGTTAATAAGAAGTGGTCGCAATCCTGAGGAGGCTCTGATGATTCTTGTCCCAGAGGCATACAAGAATCATCCAACCCTAACAATAAAATATCCTGAg GTTGTTGACTTTTACGACTATTACAAAGGTCAAATGGAAACTTGGGATGGGCCTGCTTTACTCTTATTCAG TGATGGGAAGACAGTTGGCGCTTGTCTTGATCGTAATGGACTTCGTCCGGCTAGGTATTGGCGGACAGTAGACAATTTTGTCTATGTTGCATCTGAG GTTGGTGTTTTACCAATGGATGAATCCAAAGTAACGATGAAAGGCCGCCTAGGCCCAGGAATGATGATAGCTGTGGATTTGCTTGGTGGTCAG GTTTATGAGAATACTGAAGTTAAAAAGCGAGTAGCTTTATCAAATCCATACGGGAAATGGGTCAGTGAAAATCTACGATCCTTAAAGCCTGCAAACTTCCTCTCGACTACAGATTTGGACAATGAAGCAATTTTACGGCGCCAGCA GTCTTTTGGCTACTCCAGCGAGGATGTCCAAATGGTTATTGAATCTATGGCTGCACAAGGAAAGGAGCCTACATTTTGCATGGGAGATGACATTCCATTGGCAATATTGTCTCAAAGGCCGCATATGctttatgattattttaaacaaCGATTCGCACAG GTTACAAATCCAGCTATAGACCCTCTTAGGGAAGGATTAGTCATGTCTCTTGAAGTCAACATTGGGAAGCGAGGAAACATATTGGAAGTTGGACCTGAAAATGCTATGCAG GTTAACTTATCTAGTCCTGTATTGAATGAAGGAGAGCTGGAGTCATTGCTTAAGGATCCTCATTTAAAACCTCAAGTTCTGCCAACCTTTTTTGATATACGTAAAGGGGTTGAGGGTACTTTAGAGAAAACACTACTCAGGCTTTGTGAAAAGGCTGATGAAGCTGTTCGAAATGGCTCCCAACTGCTTGTTCTTTCTGATCGGTCTGATGATCTG GAGCCCACTCGGCCTGCAATTCCAATACTTCTTGCGGTTGGTGCTGTTCATCAGCATCTTATTCAGAATGGCTTGAGAATGTCTACTTCAATCATAGCAGACACTGCTCAGTGCTTCAGCACTCATCACTTTGCCTGTTTAATTGGATATGGTGCAAG tgCTGTATGTCCATACTTGGCATTGGAAACTTGTCGGCAGTGGCGTCTGAGCAATAAAACTGTGAATTTGATGCGGAATGGAAAGATGCCCACTGTAACAATTGAACAAGCTCAGAAGAACTTCTGTAAG GCAGTTAAAGCCGGTCTCCTAAAAATCCTTTCAAAGATGGGCATCTCATTGCTTTCAAG TTATTGTGGTGCCCAGATCTTTGAGATTTATGGATTGGGAAAGGAGGTTGTTGATCTAGCATTCTGTGGGAGCAAGTCAACTATTGGTGGAGCAACTCTTGATGAG TTGGCAAGGGAGACTCTGTCTTTCTGGGTGAAAGCTTTCTCTGAGGATACAGCTAAAAGACTTGAAAATTTTGGGTTTATACAATTCCGACCTGGAG GGGAGTATCATGGAAATAACCCAGAGATGTCAAAACTGCTTCACAAGGCTGTTCGGCAAAAGAATGAAAGtgcattttctatttatcagCAACATTTAGCTAACCGGCCTGTGAAT GTTCTGCGTGATCTTGTTGAATTCAAGAGTGATCGTGCTCCAATTTCTGTGGGAAAGGTTGAACCTGCATCATCTATTGTTGAACGATTTTGTACTGGTGGAATGTCACTTGGGGCTATTTCAAGAGAAACTCATGAGGCAATTGCCATTGCAATGAACAGATTAGGTGGAAAATCTAATTCAGGAGAAGGTGGCGAG GATCCAATTCGTTGGAGCCCACTTTCAGATGTCACTGATGGGTATTCTCCTACATTACCACATCTCAAAGGCCTTCAAAATGGTGATACTGCTACCAGTGCTATTAAGCAG GTTGCTTCAGGACGTTTTGGTGTCACCCCAACGTTCTTGGTCAATGCAGATCAGTTAGAAATTAAGATTGCGCAAGGTGCCAAGCCTGGCGAAGGTGGCCAATTGCCTGGGAAGAAAGTTAGTGCATATATTGCTAGGTTGAGAAACTCTAAACCTGGGGTTCCACTTATATCTCCACCCCCACACCATGACATTTACTCCATTGAAGATCTTGCACAACTAATATATGACCTTCATCAG GTCAACCCTAAGGCTAAGGTATCTGTAAAGCTAGTGGCAGAAGCTGGTATTGGGACAGTTGCTTCTGGGGTTGCAAAGGGTAATGCTGATATCATACAG ATATCAGGGCATGATGGTGGAACAGGTGCAAGCCCTATAAGCTCCATTAAGCATGCTGGTGGTCCTTGGGAACTTGGACTTACAGAATCTCATCAG ACTCTTATCGAAAATGGACTCAGAGAGAGGGTAATTCTTAGAGTTGATGGTGGCTTCAAAAGTGGGGTTGATGTCATGATGGCTGCAGCAATGGGTGCTGATGAATATGGGTTTGGTTCTGTTGCGATGATTGCTACTGGATGCGTTATGGCTCGCATTTGTCACACAAACAATTGTCCTGTTGGTGTTGCCAGTCAG AGAGAAGAACTACGCGCACGGTTTCCTGGTGTGCCTGGAGATCTTGTGAATTACTTTCTGTATGTTGCCGAGGAG GTAAGAGGCATGCTTGCACAATTGGGTTACCAGAAGTTGGATGATATTATTGGAAGAACAGATTTGTTGAGAGCACGAGATATTTCTCTAATGAAAACTCAGCACCTTGATCTCAGTTATATTCTTTCA AATGTTGGGTTACCAAAATGGAGCAGCACTGAGATCAGGAATCAAGATGTACATAGCAACGGTCCTGTTTTGGATGATGTTATACTAGCAGATCCACAG ATCTTGGATGCCATTGAGAATGAAAAAATTGTcaataaaactataaagatATACAATGTGGACCGTGCTGTTTGTGGGCGTATAGCAGGTGTGGTTGCTAAAAAATATGGGTACACTGGTTTTGCCGGACAGCTGAACATAAC ATTTACTGGAAGTGCAGGGCAGTCTTTTGCATGCTTTTTGACACCTGGAATGAACATTCGGCTGGTCGGAGAGGCTAATGATTATGTGGGAAAG GGTATGGCTGGAGGTGAGGTGGTTGTAATGCCGGTGGAGAACCCTGGGTTTTGCCCTGAGGATGCAACTATAGTTGGCAATACTTGCTTGTATGGTGCAACAGGTGGCCAAGTATTTGTTAGAGGGAAAGCTGGGGAGCGCTTTGCCGTCAGAAACTCACTTGCGGA